DNA sequence from the Sinorhizobium alkalisoli genome:
TTAGCCGCCATTGACCAGTTGCAGAATGAGCTGGTGCACATTGCCGCCGTTGCTGAGCTCAGCCCGGTCGAACTGCCGGCTTTGCAGTCTTTGGGCGTTGGAAAGCGTGCCCAGCCGCTTCGTCATCTCGGCCTTGATCTTGTGGCATTTCGGGTCCGCCGGGACGGTAAGGCCGACCGTGGTCGCCTCGATTTTCCGCACCATCTCCTTGATGTACTCGCCATGCACCAGCTCATGGCGATACACGCCGGAGATGAACACCTGCCAGCGCTCCTTCGTCCCGACCGGCAACGGCTTGGCCGGCTCGGGCAGCGTGTAGGTAATGGCAAGTCTCGGCACCGCCGAAACCAGCACGCAAGCATCGCCTTGAGCCTCATACTTCCGGGTCCAGGTGAGCTTGAAGCTCGTAAGCGCAATGGCGCGCGAGAGCCCACCGACCTTCGGCCCCCGCTCGCCGATCGACGCATAGAGCTCGGGGCCGGACAGGCCGGCAATATGATAGGTTTGAACCTTCTCGACCGCCTGCCATTCGCCGAGCGCGGCCGCGGGCGCTAGCACAAGACAGACCAGCAACACACACAATCGATGGCCCGTCTTCACGCAAATCCCTCACAAACACCTTTTGATGGCCGCAGAAACTAAGAGGGACGCGCGGCGGTTTCAATCACCTCCATGCCTGCCGATGGCTGGCGCGCATCACACGCTGCTCAGCAGAAGGCTGGTCTCGCTGTTGGCGACGCCGTCTATCATCCGCACTTCGCGGAGGATCCGATCGAATTCGGAAAGGTTGGCCGCGCGAATATTGGCGACGAGATCCCAATTTCCGTTCGTCGTGTGCAGTGAATAGATCTCGGGGATCCCGCGTAGCTTGCGAATGACCTGCGTCGTCGATTTCCCAATGACCTCGATCATCATGATCGCATGCACGGTATTGACATCGTAATCCTCCCTGACACGCA
Encoded proteins:
- a CDS encoding Lrp/AsnC family transcriptional regulator, with translation MNSRDTTIAKYTPDDLDRRIIAHLRADGRASLSRLSDALGVARGTVQNRLDRLIETGTLLGFTVRVREDYDVNTVHAIMMIEVIGKSTTQVIRKLRGIPEIYSLHTTNGNWDLVANIRAANLSEFDRILREVRMIDGVANSETSLLLSSV
- a CDS encoding DUF922 domain-containing Zn-dependent protease, producing MKTGHRLCVLLVCLVLAPAAALGEWQAVEKVQTYHIAGLSGPELYASIGERGPKVGGLSRAIALTSFKLTWTRKYEAQGDACVLVSAVPRLAITYTLPEPAKPLPVGTKERWQVFISGVYRHELVHGEYIKEMVRKIEATTVGLTVPADPKCHKIKAEMTKRLGTLSNAQRLQSRQFDRAELSNGGNVHQLILQLVNGG